A stretch of the Synechocystis sp. PCC 7338 genome encodes the following:
- a CDS encoding IS630 transposase-related protein: protein MERVRKKAMPAPYSVDLREKAVSAVEKGEKKSHVCRTLNISRNTLDLWIKKKKETGSVAAKRDYERGPRPKIDDLDKFREFAEENGHLTQKQMAEKWPEPVSRIRISKALKKIGFTRKKNLYLQGNRRGSEKGI, encoded by the coding sequence ATGGAAAGAGTTAGGAAAAAAGCGATGCCAGCCCCCTACAGTGTAGATCTAAGAGAGAAAGCGGTAAGTGCAGTAGAAAAAGGAGAGAAGAAAAGCCATGTCTGCCGAACACTGAACATTAGTCGCAACACCTTAGACCTATGGATAAAAAAGAAGAAAGAAACAGGAAGTGTGGCCGCGAAGAGAGATTATGAGCGTGGTCCACGACCGAAAATAGATGATTTGGATAAATTCAGAGAATTTGCGGAGGAGAACGGTCATTTAACGCAAAAACAAATGGCAGAAAAATGGCCAGAGCCTGTAAGTAGAATAAGAATAAGTAAGGCTCTAAAGAAAATAGGGTTTACTAGAAAAAAAAACTTATATTTACAGGGAAATAGAAGAGGAAGCGAGAAAGGCATTTGA
- a CDS encoding RidA family protein, giving the protein MNKPKFFVTPGYGEYMLNNLHYSQALKIGDRVETSGQGGWDDNLQIPESLADEIAQAFRNVERTLATAGAGWEDVVHVNSYHAGGLPPEVNDVMVRLYRHYMPNHAPIWTQVGVAALGLPTMRIEIRVTAIVP; this is encoded by the coding sequence ATGAATAAGCCCAAGTTTTTTGTCACCCCCGGCTATGGGGAATACATGCTGAATAACTTGCATTACTCGCAAGCGCTAAAAATTGGCGATCGCGTGGAGACATCAGGACAAGGCGGCTGGGATGACAATCTGCAAATTCCCGAGTCGCTCGCAGATGAGATTGCCCAGGCGTTTCGGAACGTAGAGCGAACCCTGGCAACTGCCGGGGCGGGCTGGGAGGACGTTGTCCACGTCAATTCTTACCATGCTGGCGGGTTGCCCCCAGAGGTGAACGATGTGATGGTCAGGCTATATCGCCATTACATGCCCAACCATGCCCCAATTTGGACACAGGTAGGAGTCGCAGCGCTTGGACTGCCAACGATGCGGATTGAAATCCGCGTGACTGCAATTGTTCCATGA
- a CDS encoding IS630 family transposase, with amino-acid sequence MKQYAAEKLIYMDQAGLDDTLDYPYGYCHKSERLKASKLGHRTKRVSIISWWWNGTTIAPMIFEGYCNAQVVCTWIEEMLLPELIPGQILIMDNASFHPKERIKALVAKAGCEVIFLPPYSPDLNKIEKFWARLKRYVYQLVSNGESLISALDIALREMS; translated from the coding sequence ATCAAGCAATATGCGGCAGAAAAACTGATTTATATGGATCAAGCCGGTCTAGATGACACTCTAGACTACCCCTATGGGTACTGTCATAAATCAGAGAGATTAAAGGCAAGCAAATTAGGACATAGAACCAAGAGAGTCAGCATAATAAGTTGGTGGTGGAATGGAACAACAATAGCTCCAATGATATTTGAAGGATACTGTAACGCTCAAGTAGTATGCACGTGGATAGAAGAAATGTTATTACCAGAGTTAATACCAGGTCAGATACTAATCATGGATAATGCAAGCTTTCATCCGAAAGAAAGAATAAAGGCATTGGTAGCAAAAGCTGGGTGTGAGGTTATATTTTTACCACCATATTCACCAGACTTGAACAAAATTGAGAAGTTCTGGGCGAGACTAAAACGTTATGTTTACCAACTTGTTAGTAATGGAGAATCGCTGATTTCTGCATTGGATATAGCGTTGAGAGAAATGTCCTAA
- a CDS encoding TIGR01777 family oxidoreductase, translating to MKIILTGVTGFVGRSLVPLLHQQGHELTLLVRSVPKAQRLFPPSSFPQLTTIAYEATESGPWQEQVNGQDAVINLAGEPISERWTEAYKTAIFDSRKLGTEKLVEAIAKAERKPKVMISGSAIGYYGTSETETFTESSDPGDDFLAEVCQAWENAAHQVEFLGVRLVIFRIGIVLGADGGALNKMLPPFKLFAGGPLGSGEQWFSWIDRQDLVALIDKALTDSTLRGTYNATAPNPVKMKEFCDTLGKVLARPSWLPVPDIALELLLGEAAKLVLEGQQVLPEAIAKADFEYQAPTLEASLRQILAS from the coding sequence ATGAAAATTATTTTGACTGGGGTGACGGGCTTTGTGGGGCGTTCTTTGGTGCCCCTGCTACATCAACAGGGCCATGAGTTAACTTTGTTGGTGCGTAGTGTGCCCAAGGCTCAACGGTTATTTCCCCCCAGCAGTTTCCCCCAGTTAACGACGATCGCCTATGAAGCGACGGAGAGTGGTCCCTGGCAGGAACAGGTCAATGGACAAGATGCGGTGATCAATCTGGCGGGAGAACCCATTTCGGAACGGTGGACGGAAGCTTATAAAACCGCAATTTTTGATAGTCGGAAACTAGGCACAGAAAAGTTGGTGGAGGCGATCGCCAAAGCGGAACGGAAGCCCAAGGTAATGATTTCTGGGTCAGCCATTGGTTACTACGGCACCAGCGAGACAGAGACTTTTACGGAAAGTAGTGATCCTGGGGATGATTTCCTGGCTGAAGTTTGTCAGGCATGGGAAAATGCCGCCCACCAAGTGGAATTCCTGGGTGTTAGGCTGGTCATCTTCCGCATTGGCATTGTGCTGGGGGCCGATGGCGGTGCTTTGAACAAAATGTTACCGCCATTTAAATTATTTGCGGGGGGGCCCTTGGGCAGTGGAGAACAGTGGTTTTCCTGGATTGATCGGCAGGATTTGGTTGCTTTGATCGATAAAGCTTTAACTGACTCAACCTTACGGGGGACGTACAATGCCACCGCTCCCAATCCGGTCAAAATGAAAGAATTTTGCGACACCCTGGGGAAAGTGTTAGCCCGTCCTTCTTGGTTGCCAGTGCCGGACATTGCTTTGGAATTACTGCTAGGGGAAGCGGCTAAGTTAGTGCTGGAAGGGCAGCAGGTTTTACCAGAGGCGATCGCCAAAGCGGATTTTGAATACCAAGCCCCCACTTTGGAAGCCAGTCTGCGGCAAATTCTGGCAAGTTAA
- a CDS encoding ABC transporter ATP-binding protein, translating to MAQVIVENLYKSFPPQGKNQAKEGSPVNVLKAINLEIADGEFMVLVGPSGCGKSTLLRLIAGLETVTGGQIYIGDRRVNDLPPKARDIAMVFQSYALYPHLSVYDNIAFGLRRMPDRENNQTEDKLPRWVGDSLRGITKPLPKSLHYLSTQEKVLAQRVNQVAQQLQIDHLLDRLPKQLSGGQKQRVALGRAIARNPQVFLMDEPLSNLDAKLRAETRSQIVQIQRQLGITTIYVTHDQTEAMTMGDRIAVLNQGVIQQIAPPLTLYNQPANRFVGEFIGSPPMNFFTLKVASATVLQHLAFALNLTAKWHGLVAPYVGRSLILGVRPESFVLSAEGADAFPVKVNLVEALGNDTFIYAHLVTEPELTLQARIAPDHLLQVGEQLWLAINPEKIHLFDAKTEQAIDQR from the coding sequence GTGGCCCAGGTAATTGTCGAAAACCTCTACAAAAGTTTCCCTCCCCAAGGCAAAAATCAGGCCAAGGAAGGGTCTCCGGTAAATGTGCTCAAGGCCATTAACCTAGAAATTGCCGATGGGGAATTCATGGTTCTGGTGGGGCCCTCCGGTTGTGGCAAAAGTACTCTCCTGCGGTTGATTGCGGGCTTAGAAACTGTGACAGGGGGCCAAATTTACATTGGCGATCGCCGGGTGAATGATTTACCCCCCAAAGCCAGGGACATTGCCATGGTGTTCCAAAGCTATGCCCTCTATCCCCACCTGAGCGTTTACGACAACATTGCCTTTGGTTTGCGGCGCATGCCCGATCGGGAAAATAATCAGACCGAGGATAAATTACCCCGCTGGGTAGGGGACAGCTTACGGGGCATCACCAAACCGTTGCCCAAGTCTTTGCATTATCTGTCAACCCAGGAAAAGGTGCTGGCTCAACGGGTCAACCAAGTGGCCCAACAATTGCAAATTGATCATTTGCTAGACCGTCTGCCCAAACAATTATCCGGTGGGCAAAAGCAGCGGGTGGCCCTCGGTCGGGCGATCGCCAGGAATCCCCAGGTCTTTTTGATGGATGAACCCCTGTCCAACCTAGATGCAAAACTAAGGGCGGAAACCCGCAGTCAGATTGTGCAAATTCAACGGCAACTGGGCATCACCACCATTTATGTTACCCACGACCAAACCGAAGCCATGACCATGGGCGATCGGATAGCGGTGCTCAACCAAGGGGTAATCCAACAAATTGCGCCCCCGTTAACTTTGTACAATCAACCGGCTAACCGTTTTGTGGGGGAATTTATCGGTTCTCCGCCGATGAACTTTTTTACCCTCAAAGTGGCATCGGCTACAGTATTGCAACATCTCGCCTTTGCCCTAAATCTGACGGCAAAATGGCACGGGCTAGTGGCTCCTTACGTGGGCCGTTCCCTAATTTTGGGGGTAAGGCCAGAAAGTTTTGTCCTTAGTGCCGAAGGAGCCGACGCTTTCCCTGTCAAAGTAAATTTAGTGGAGGCCCTCGGTAACGATACTTTTATCTATGCCCATTTAGTGACGGAGCCAGAGCTAACCCTACAGGCTCGCATTGCCCCTGATCATCTGCTCCAGGTGGGGGAACAACTGTGGTTGGCGATCAACCCTGAAAAAATCCATCTGTTTGACGCTAAAACTGAACAGGCGATCGACCAACGGTAG
- a CDS encoding DUF6883 domain-containing protein has product MITEQANLHKQNDFGEYYNLKFFLKTEHGESWILSAWIVRTGEDFPRLVSCYPIKK; this is encoded by the coding sequence ATAATAACAGAGCAGGCAAACCTCCACAAACAAAACGACTTTGGAGAATATTACAACCTCAAATTTTTCCTCAAAACAGAACACGGAGAATCTTGGATTTTATCGGCATGGATTGTCCGTACAGGAGAAGATTTTCCTCGATTAGTCAGTTGTTATCCTATCAAAAAATGA
- a CDS encoding AraC family transcriptional regulator has protein sequence MASNQLNSLELCQRFNKQLMFSSRQMDWNGILVEKCQSPASAFEMELPALADHWLYFHTGDPAPLVQKRDDRLHESTLHKGDSLLVLAGQPSYWCQAPDMSDVICAPLHICLKPALIQQVAEVSEVDSKQFELVPCFGQQDLQLHQIGMLMFAELKSGGMMGQLYIESLTQALVIHLLRHYSTLAKPIASPNNRLTHTQLQQAIDYIHAHLNRDLSLAELASVVNISPTYFASLFKKVMGISPHQYVIKQRVERAEVMLKGTDLAIADIALQVGFSSQSHLTQQFKRLTGVTPKQVR, from the coding sequence ATGGCCAGCAACCAGCTCAACTCGCTTGAACTCTGCCAACGGTTCAATAAACAACTGATGTTCTCCAGTCGCCAAATGGACTGGAATGGCATTTTGGTAGAGAAGTGTCAGAGCCCTGCTTCAGCGTTTGAAATGGAACTCCCTGCTTTAGCCGATCATTGGCTATACTTTCACACGGGAGATCCTGCCCCTTTAGTTCAAAAACGCGACGATCGCCTGCATGAATCAACCCTTCACAAAGGGGACAGCCTTCTAGTTCTAGCTGGACAACCGAGCTATTGGTGTCAAGCACCAGATATGAGTGATGTCATTTGTGCGCCGCTGCACATTTGCTTAAAACCGGCATTGATTCAACAAGTTGCTGAAGTCTCTGAAGTTGATTCAAAACAGTTTGAACTCGTGCCCTGCTTTGGTCAGCAAGATTTGCAACTTCATCAGATTGGCATGCTAATGTTCGCTGAATTGAAATCGGGCGGGATGATGGGGCAGCTATATATCGAATCACTCACTCAGGCTTTAGTAATTCATTTACTACGACACTATTCGACCCTAGCGAAACCGATTGCATCACCAAACAACCGCTTAACCCATACCCAGTTGCAGCAGGCGATCGATTACATCCACGCTCACTTAAATCGAGATTTATCCTTAGCTGAACTGGCAAGCGTCGTTAATATCAGTCCGACTTACTTTGCAAGCTTGTTTAAAAAAGTAATGGGGATTTCGCCGCATCAGTATGTGATCAAACAACGAGTGGAACGGGCAGAAGTAATGTTGAAGGGAACAGATTTGGCGATCGCCGACATCGCTCTACAAGTCGGCTTCTCCAGTCAAAGCCATCTGACGCAACAGTTTAAGCGACTCACCGGAGTAACACCGAAACAGGTTCGCTAA
- the pcrA gene encoding DNA helicase PcrA, producing the protein MPMPVVPDYLAHLNPSQRRAVEHFCGPLLVVAGAGSGKTRALTYRIAHLIRQHRINPENILAVTFTNKAAKEMKERLEKIFAQAWAQQEFNQRWELLGAYEQKQLLSRVYKTVTKPLWIGTFHSLCSRILRYDVDKYQDTSGRRWTKQFSIFDESDVQSLFKTIVTKDMDLDEKQFNPKSIRYQVSNAKNLGQSPETYLRENPSYKGRVIAEVYQAYQNQLAANNALDFDDLILIPTRLFQQNESVLGYWHRKFNHILVDEYQDTNRIQYDLIRLLSTNGEERQSEWDWRGRSTFVVGDADQSIYSFRMADFTILLNFQDDFGDRLVDEETETMVKLEENYRSRENILQAANHLIEHNSQRIDKVLKATRSGGDDIILYQADDERDESRFVINKILSLRKNNPELNFGSFAILYRTNAQSRAFEEQLLNNNIRYNIVGGFRFYDRQEIKDAIAYLRILVNPADTVSLLRIINTPRRGIGKSTIEGFVNASKELEIPLWEIITDETSVNTLAGRSAKKTLQFARMLQEIQSQISDLTASEALSMVLEKSNYVEDLRQKGTEEAENRLANLGELDNAVRQFQAESEDPSLVEFLASASLTSDLDDLEESGDEVSLMTLHSAKGLEFPVVFLVGLEQGTCPHARSLNDPLDLEEERRLCYVGITRAQENLFLTHARMRYVWGSLETKIPSQFLQELPPDLLADGSTGRKNSRYVPAADPKDPSIAQKQARKKGSSQSAKPAKDLIWNVGDRVMHNNFGEGTVTHILGKGHKANLAIKFPGIGVKIIDPSFAPLRHP; encoded by the coding sequence GTGCCCATGCCTGTTGTCCCCGACTACCTTGCCCATCTTAATCCTTCCCAAAGGCGGGCGGTGGAGCATTTTTGTGGCCCTCTTTTGGTGGTGGCCGGGGCCGGCTCAGGGAAAACCAGGGCATTAACCTACCGCATTGCCCACCTCATTCGCCAACATCGTATCAATCCGGAAAATATTTTGGCGGTCACCTTCACCAATAAGGCCGCTAAGGAAATGAAGGAAAGGTTGGAAAAGATCTTTGCCCAGGCCTGGGCCCAGCAGGAATTTAATCAACGCTGGGAATTGCTGGGGGCATATGAACAAAAACAGTTGCTTTCCAGGGTATACAAAACGGTCACCAAACCCCTCTGGATCGGCACTTTCCACAGTCTGTGTTCTCGTATTCTCCGCTACGACGTTGATAAATATCAGGACACTAGTGGCCGCCGTTGGACAAAACAGTTTTCTATTTTTGATGAAAGTGACGTGCAAAGTTTGTTTAAAACTATTGTCACTAAAGATATGGATTTGGACGAAAAACAGTTCAATCCTAAAAGTATTCGCTACCAGGTCAGTAATGCGAAAAACCTCGGGCAATCACCAGAAACCTATCTACGGGAAAATCCCAGCTATAAAGGCAGAGTCATTGCCGAAGTTTACCAGGCTTACCAAAATCAATTGGCGGCTAATAATGCCCTAGATTTTGATGATTTAATTCTGATTCCCACCCGTTTATTTCAGCAAAATGAATCAGTTTTAGGCTACTGGCATCGTAAGTTTAACCATATTTTGGTGGATGAATATCAAGACACTAATCGTATCCAATATGATTTGATTCGTCTGCTGAGCACCAATGGGGAAGAACGACAGTCGGAGTGGGATTGGCGGGGACGTTCCACCTTTGTGGTGGGGGATGCGGATCAATCCATTTACAGTTTTCGCATGGCGGACTTTACCATTCTGCTCAATTTTCAGGATGATTTTGGCGATCGCCTGGTGGATGAGGAAACGGAAACCATGGTCAAACTGGAGGAAAATTACCGTTCCCGGGAAAATATCCTCCAGGCAGCTAACCATTTAATTGAACATAATAGCCAACGCATTGATAAGGTGCTAAAAGCTACCCGCAGCGGTGGGGATGATATTATCCTTTACCAAGCCGATGATGAAAGGGATGAGTCCCGTTTTGTAATTAATAAAATTCTGAGCTTAAGAAAAAATAATCCCGAACTAAACTTTGGTAGCTTTGCCATTTTGTATCGCACCAATGCCCAATCCCGAGCCTTTGAAGAACAGCTATTAAATAATAATATTCGCTACAATATTGTTGGTGGGTTTCGCTTTTATGATCGCCAGGAAATTAAAGATGCCATTGCCTACCTCCGGATATTGGTTAATCCTGCCGATACGGTAAGCTTGTTGCGGATTATCAATACTCCCCGACGGGGCATTGGTAAATCCACCATTGAAGGTTTTGTAAATGCGTCCAAAGAATTGGAGATTCCCCTGTGGGAAATTATCACCGATGAAACTTCTGTGAACACCCTAGCCGGGCGATCAGCCAAGAAAACCCTCCAATTTGCCCGCATGCTCCAGGAGATTCAAAGCCAGATTAGCGACCTTACGGCATCGGAAGCCCTTAGTATGGTGCTGGAAAAATCTAATTATGTGGAAGATCTAAGGCAAAAGGGTACGGAAGAAGCGGAGAATCGCCTAGCTAACCTGGGGGAATTGGACAATGCAGTGCGACAGTTTCAAGCAGAAAGTGAAGATCCCAGCCTAGTGGAATTTTTGGCTTCGGCATCCCTCACCTCCGACCTCGATGACTTGGAGGAATCCGGGGATGAAGTTTCCCTTATGACTCTCCACTCCGCCAAGGGACTGGAATTTCCGGTGGTCTTTTTGGTGGGGTTGGAGCAGGGCACTTGTCCCCATGCCCGCAGCTTAAACGATCCTTTGGATCTGGAGGAGGAGCGTCGTTTATGTTACGTGGGCATTACCAGGGCCCAAGAAAATCTCTTTTTAACCCATGCCCGTATGCGTTATGTCTGGGGTTCTTTGGAAACCAAAATCCCCTCCCAATTCCTCCAGGAATTACCGCCGGATTTACTGGCCGATGGCTCAACGGGTCGAAAAAATAGTCGCTATGTCCCCGCCGCCGATCCCAAGGACCCTTCCATTGCCCAAAAACAGGCCCGGAAAAAAGGCAGTTCCCAGTCCGCCAAACCAGCCAAAGACCTGATCTGGAATGTTGGCGATCGGGTCATGCATAACAATTTTGGGGAAGGCACTGTAACCCACATTTTGGGCAAAGGCCATAAGGCTAATTTGGCCATCAAATTTCCCGGCATTGGAGTGAAAATTATTGACCCCAGTTTCGCCCCTCTACGCCACCCTTAA
- the blaOXA gene encoding class D beta-lactamase, protein MNHRFLLLAFLVIDSAEILFTSPISAELSNRLNTPQIAQRPKISNSTTVDDRSLGSVDRQERPDWASFFDGAEAQGTIVVLDQRGDAQQLWVYDQERADRAYSPASTFKIPHSLFALDAGVVRDEFQVFEWDGVERDFAPHNQDQTLRSAMRNSAVWVYEIFADEIGEAKAREYLTQIDYGNADPSTSEGAYWIDGALAISAQEQVYFLQKLYQNELPFRVEHQRLVKDIMIVEAERDWILRAKTGWEGRWGWWVGWVEWTTGPVFFALNIDTPNRLDDLYKREKITRNILQSIDALPAEENPK, encoded by the coding sequence ATGAATCATCGTTTTCTTTTACTTGCTTTTTTGGTCATAGATAGTGCAGAAATACTATTTACCTCACCTATCTCAGCAGAGCTTAGTAATAGACTGAATACTCCGCAGATTGCGCAGCGACCAAAGATAAGTAATTCGACCACCGTAGATGATAGGTCTTTGGGCAGTGTAGACAGGCAAGAGCGACCGGATTGGGCCAGTTTCTTCGACGGCGCTGAGGCTCAAGGAACTATCGTGGTATTAGATCAGCGCGGAGATGCTCAGCAGTTGTGGGTCTACGACCAGGAACGGGCTGACAGAGCTTATTCCCCAGCATCAACATTTAAGATTCCGCATTCTCTCTTTGCGCTCGATGCAGGCGTTGTTCGGGATGAATTTCAAGTTTTTGAGTGGGATGGAGTGGAACGGGACTTCGCTCCACACAATCAGGATCAAACGTTGCGCTCAGCTATGCGAAACTCAGCCGTTTGGGTTTACGAAATTTTTGCTGACGAAATCGGAGAAGCGAAAGCAAGAGAGTATCTGACCCAAATTGATTACGGAAACGCAGACCCAAGCACTAGCGAAGGTGCTTATTGGATTGATGGAGCGTTAGCAATCTCGGCACAAGAGCAAGTTTATTTTCTACAGAAGCTGTATCAGAATGAACTCCCCTTTAGGGTTGAGCACCAACGATTAGTCAAGGATATTATGATCGTTGAAGCAGAGCGGGACTGGATTCTACGGGCTAAAACTGGCTGGGAAGGCCGCTGGGGCTGGTGGGTAGGATGGGTCGAGTGGACAACGGGCCCTGTGTTCTTCGCTCTCAATATCGATACGCCAAACCGATTGGATGACCTCTATAAAAGAGAGAAAATTACACGCAATATCCTGCAATCCATTGATGCATTGCCTGCGGAAGAAAATCCCAAATAG
- a CDS encoding bifunctional nuclease family protein: MIEMRVAGIALDAVSRSPIVLLKDGSERRALPIYISQDQARSIIGALENQKPSRPLTHDLMVNLLTTWDVDLKKIIIHSLQDNTFYAVLCCAQGDQIREIDCRPSDAISLALRMDSPIWVMEEVLADASIPVDRDADEEERQAFRDFLDNVSPETLIKQARLSSDSFEAESDS; the protein is encoded by the coding sequence ATGATTGAGATGAGAGTAGCTGGCATTGCCCTCGATGCGGTAAGTCGCAGTCCCATCGTACTGCTCAAGGATGGATCTGAACGGCGGGCATTACCCATTTATATCAGCCAAGACCAGGCCCGGTCGATTATCGGAGCCCTAGAAAACCAAAAGCCCAGCCGTCCCCTCACCCATGACCTGATGGTTAATCTCCTCACCACCTGGGATGTGGACCTGAAAAAAATTATCATTCATTCCCTACAGGACAACACCTTTTACGCCGTGCTCTGCTGTGCCCAGGGGGATCAAATCAGGGAAATTGACTGCCGCCCCAGTGATGCCATTTCCCTCGCTCTGCGGATGGACAGTCCCATTTGGGTAATGGAAGAAGTGTTGGCCGATGCTTCCATTCCAGTGGACCGGGATGCGGACGAAGAGGAAAGACAAGCTTTTCGCGATTTTCTCGACAACGTTAGCCCGGAAACCCTGATTAAACAGGCTCGCCTCAGTTCCGATAGCTTTGAGGCGGAATCCGATAGCTAG
- a CDS encoding alpha/beta fold hydrolase, translating into MPYVTVGQENSATIDIYYEDLGAGQPIVLIHGFPLNGHSWEKQVLVLLNAGYRVITYDRRGFGASSQPSLGYDYDTFAADLNTLMTKLDLHNAVLVGFSMGTGEVTRYLGKYGSERVQKAVLMAPVPPFLLKTADNPEGVDQSVFDGIMKAIVKDRPAYFSEFFREFFNVDVLLGERISNYAIQACWNVAARASAKGTLDCVPSWLTDFRDDLRRIDIPTLIIHGDADRILPLESTAARLPKLIKNSQLEIIPGGPHAINWTHADQVNPILLDFLQQK; encoded by the coding sequence ATGCCTTATGTGACTGTTGGTCAAGAAAATTCTGCAACCATTGATATCTATTACGAAGATCTTGGGGCCGGTCAACCCATTGTTCTCATTCATGGATTTCCCCTCAATGGCCATTCCTGGGAAAAGCAGGTCTTGGTGCTGCTAAATGCAGGATATCGAGTGATTACCTACGATCGCCGAGGATTTGGTGCGTCTAGCCAACCCTCGTTGGGCTATGACTACGATACCTTTGCAGCCGATTTGAACACGCTGATGACCAAACTTGACTTGCATAATGCTGTGCTGGTTGGGTTCTCTATGGGAACCGGCGAAGTCACGCGCTATCTTGGCAAATACGGCTCAGAGCGGGTGCAAAAAGCCGTGCTGATGGCTCCAGTGCCGCCCTTCCTGCTGAAGACCGCTGATAATCCCGAAGGCGTTGACCAGAGCGTTTTTGATGGCATTATGAAAGCAATTGTTAAAGACCGTCCCGCTTACTTTTCTGAATTTTTCAGAGAATTTTTTAATGTGGATGTGCTGCTAGGCGAACGCATCAGCAACTATGCCATTCAAGCCTGCTGGAATGTAGCAGCCAGGGCTTCTGCTAAAGGAACTTTGGATTGTGTCCCGTCCTGGCTCACTGATTTCCGCGATGATCTGCGCCGGATTGATATACCTACTTTAATCATTCATGGCGATGCTGATCGCATTTTGCCACTTGAATCCACCGCCGCAAGACTCCCGAAACTGATTAAAAACAGTCAGCTTGAGATTATCCCTGGCGGGCCGCACGCCATCAACTGGACTCACGCTGATCAGGTCAATCCCATATTGCTGGACTTTCTTCAGCAAAAATAG
- a CDS encoding IS701 family transposase, whose product MTKTREAKKTVQCVDTYSELYKDIFPEVRSYESFKYIIVGILSDIKRKSLPAIASSLGLKNEQGLLHFMTDSPWELKELEKRRLNIILEVLEGREIIVIIDETGDPKKGKTTDYVKRQYIGNLGKIESGIVSVNAYGYCNGVTFPLESKVFKPKERLKEGDKYKTKPELAVEIIKELEESGFKIKRVVSDSLYGESHSNFISAVEELKIEYAVEIRSNHGVWLPKEAKVRANKWRRFEHIRWDGKQEDRYIREIVYGKKNAIRYWEIKTETEKEEEKAGWFVMTRIPDIKYKEVGRIYGVRSWIEYGFKQCKSELGWADFRVTHYEQIQKWWELVMCAYCMICFYDENFNPTLNSTSKYHQKHEKWDKEEGWKKWLNNLRLVISVFNAINLIKKWLKVFPFAHVLDELTKLYNKVDKLDRLKYLLNSWNTFYSSST is encoded by the coding sequence ATGACAAAGACAAGAGAGGCGAAAAAGACAGTACAGTGTGTAGACACATATAGTGAACTGTATAAAGATATATTTCCAGAAGTGAGGTCTTATGAGTCATTTAAATATATCATTGTGGGAATATTAAGTGATATAAAAAGAAAGAGTTTACCTGCAATAGCATCATCACTAGGATTGAAAAATGAACAGGGATTACTGCATTTCATGACAGATTCTCCTTGGGAATTAAAAGAATTAGAAAAAAGAAGATTAAATATTATCTTAGAAGTTTTAGAAGGAAGAGAAATAATAGTAATAATAGATGAAACAGGAGACCCCAAAAAAGGGAAAACAACAGATTATGTAAAAAGACAATATATTGGAAATTTAGGAAAAATAGAAAGCGGTATAGTGTCAGTAAATGCCTATGGTTACTGCAATGGAGTAACGTTTCCTCTAGAATCAAAAGTATTTAAACCAAAAGAAAGATTAAAAGAGGGAGATAAGTATAAAACAAAGCCGGAATTAGCAGTAGAGATAATAAAAGAACTAGAAGAAAGTGGTTTTAAAATAAAAAGAGTAGTGTCAGATAGCTTATATGGAGAAAGCCATAGCAATTTTATCAGTGCCGTAGAGGAATTAAAAATAGAATATGCAGTGGAAATCCGGAGCAATCATGGGGTCTGGCTTCCAAAGGAAGCTAAAGTAAGGGCAAATAAGTGGAGGAGGTTTGAACATATAAGATGGGATGGAAAACAGGAAGATAGGTATATCAGAGAAATAGTTTATGGCAAAAAAAACGCAATAAGATATTGGGAAATTAAAACAGAAACAGAAAAAGAGGAGGAAAAAGCAGGATGGTTTGTAATGACTCGAATACCAGATATTAAATATAAAGAAGTTGGCAGAATATATGGGGTAAGGTCATGGATAGAATATGGATTTAAGCAATGCAAAAGTGAATTAGGATGGGCAGATTTTAGGGTAACTCATTATGAGCAAATTCAAAAATGGTGGGAATTAGTGATGTGTGCATATTGTATGATTTGTTTTTATGATGAGAATTTTAATCCGACTCTAAATTCAACGTCAAAGTATCATCAAAAGCATGAAAAATGGGATAAAGAAGAAGGGTGGAAAAAATGGCTAAACAACCTACGATTAGTGATCTCTGTATTTAATGCAATAAATCTTATCAAAAAGTGGTTAAAAGTATTTCCATTTGCCCATGTTTTGGATGAGTTAACTAAACTTTACAACAAGGTTGATAAGCTAGATCGATTAAAGTATTTGCTAAATTCATGGAATACATTCTATTCTTCTTCTACCTAG